In Bacteroides coprosuis DSM 18011, the following are encoded in one genomic region:
- a CDS encoding transporter, hydrophobe/amphiphile efflux-1 (HAE1) family (COGs: COG0841 Cation/multidrug efflux pump~InterPro IPR004764:IPR001036~KEGG: bfs:BF2946 putative aminoglycoside efflux pump~PFAM: Acriflavin resistance protein~SPTR: Putative uncharacterized protein;~TIGRFAM: Hydrophobe/amphiphile efflux-1 HAE1~IMG reference gene:2504107919~PFAM: AcrB/AcrD/AcrF family~TIGRFAM: The (Largely Gram-negative Bacterial) Hydrophobe/Amphiphile Efflux-1 (HAE1) Family): MKVNFFIDRPVFSAVISILIVILGFIGLKLLPIDQYPQITPPVVSISASYSGASATTVSQAVATPIEQELNGTPGMLYMESSSSNTGGFSASITFDISVDADLAAVEIQNRVKLAESRLPAEVVQNGISVEKKSPSQLMTLCLKSDDPKFDEIYLSNFATINVVDLLRRIPGVGRVSNVGSRYYAMQIWVQPDKLANFGLTVGDLKNALKEQNTESAAGILGGQPVEGLDRTIPITTQGRLSSVAEFEDIVLRANPDGSIIRLRDVARVSLEASSYSTESGINGENAAVLNVYMLPGANAVDVSKEVREVMELISANFPDGLSHEVTFDITDYISQSISEVYKTLFEALALVILVVFLSLQSWRATLIPVVAVPISLIGTFGMMLIFGFSLNLLTLLGLILAIGIVVDDAIVVVESVELIMREEKLSAYDATKKAMSGLTSALIATSLVLVAVFVPVSFLSGITGSLYRQFTITIAVSVIISTIVALTLSPVMCSLILKPQTGKKNFIFRRINLWLNIGNHKYIDAIRKVVKHPKRVVGVFGMMLVLIFVLNKVLPTSFLPVEDQGFFKVELELPEGSTLERTRKITDRAINYLLEIPAVAYVQNVTGSSARVGTSQARSLLTVILKSWDERNHVKIEEVMAQVREEFSQYPESKVYISTPPVVPGLGSSGGFEMQVEARADATFQDLVAAVDTLMYYAEQRKELVGVSSSLQAEIPQLFFNVDRDRAKFLGVPVPDIYAAMKAYTGSVYVNDFNMFNRIYRVYIQAEAEYRKHKGNMNYFFVRANNGSMIPLPALGHAEFTAGPGSMTRFNMFTSTVVTGQAAHGYSSGQAMKIMEDIVKEHLPQNIGVEWSGLSYQEQKASGQTGVVLALVFLFVFLFLAAQYESWSVPIAVLLTLPVAALGSYLGVWICGLENDIYFQIGLVMLMGLAAKNAILIVEFAKVQVDKGEDLIHSALYAARLRFRPILMTSLAFILGMLPMVLASGPGSASRKAIGTGVFFGMIFATAIGIIFVPFFFVLIYKMKGKLRKKRG, from the coding sequence ATGAAAGTAAACTTTTTTATAGATAGACCTGTATTCTCGGCTGTTATTTCAATCTTAATTGTCATTCTGGGATTTATAGGGCTAAAACTATTACCAATTGATCAATATCCACAGATTACTCCGCCTGTTGTGAGTATTAGTGCTTCTTATTCGGGTGCTAGTGCTACTACGGTTTCTCAGGCGGTAGCAACTCCCATAGAGCAGGAATTAAATGGTACACCAGGTATGTTGTATATGGAGTCGTCTAGTTCAAATACGGGAGGTTTCTCTGCTTCAATAACTTTTGATATTTCAGTAGATGCTGACTTAGCAGCTGTAGAGATACAAAACCGTGTTAAATTAGCAGAATCAAGATTGCCTGCTGAGGTGGTTCAAAATGGTATATCGGTGGAGAAAAAATCTCCTAGTCAGTTGATGACGTTATGTCTAAAATCAGATGATCCTAAATTTGATGAAATCTATCTGAGTAACTTTGCTACTATTAATGTGGTCGATTTACTTAGGCGTATACCTGGAGTCGGTAGGGTATCCAATGTGGGTAGCCGATATTATGCAATGCAGATATGGGTGCAGCCTGATAAGTTGGCAAACTTTGGGTTAACTGTTGGTGATTTAAAGAATGCTTTGAAAGAGCAAAATACAGAATCAGCAGCGGGTATTTTAGGGGGGCAACCCGTAGAGGGATTGGATAGAACAATTCCGATTACTACTCAAGGCCGTTTATCTTCAGTTGCAGAATTTGAAGATATTGTACTTCGTGCGAACCCTGATGGCTCTATTATTCGATTAAGAGATGTAGCGAGAGTATCGCTTGAGGCATCTTCTTATTCTACTGAGAGTGGTATAAATGGTGAAAATGCAGCTGTACTAAATGTTTATATGCTCCCAGGAGCTAATGCTGTTGATGTATCTAAGGAAGTGAGAGAAGTGATGGAATTAATCAGTGCAAATTTCCCTGATGGTTTATCGCATGAAGTAACTTTTGATATTACTGATTATATTTCTCAATCTATCAGTGAGGTATACAAAACTTTATTTGAAGCTCTCGCCTTAGTGATTTTAGTAGTCTTCCTTTCTTTACAAAGTTGGAGAGCTACTTTAATACCAGTAGTTGCTGTACCTATTTCTTTAATAGGAACATTTGGTATGATGCTTATTTTTGGTTTCTCACTGAATTTACTGACTTTACTAGGTTTGATTTTAGCTATTGGTATTGTCGTAGATGATGCTATTGTTGTCGTCGAGAGTGTGGAACTGATTATGCGAGAAGAGAAACTGAGTGCTTATGATGCGACGAAGAAAGCTATGTCGGGGTTAACTAGTGCATTGATAGCTACATCTTTGGTATTGGTGGCTGTATTTGTTCCCGTGAGTTTCCTTTCTGGTATTACAGGCTCCTTATATCGTCAGTTTACTATTACTATTGCAGTATCGGTTATTATATCTACAATCGTCGCTTTGACGTTAAGTCCTGTGATGTGTTCTTTAATATTAAAACCGCAAACAGGAAAGAAAAATTTTATTTTTAGAAGAATCAATCTTTGGCTTAATATTGGGAATCATAAATATATTGATGCTATTCGAAAGGTCGTAAAACACCCTAAGCGAGTAGTAGGAGTTTTTGGTATGATGCTCGTTTTGATCTTTGTATTGAATAAGGTATTACCAACTAGTTTCTTACCTGTCGAAGATCAAGGATTCTTTAAAGTGGAATTGGAGTTGCCAGAGGGATCAACCCTTGAAAGAACTAGAAAAATAACGGATAGAGCTATCAACTATTTACTTGAAATACCTGCCGTAGCTTATGTTCAGAATGTTACTGGTAGTAGTGCTCGAGTAGGTACCAGCCAAGCAAGAAGTTTGTTGACAGTTATTTTAAAGTCTTGGGATGAGAGGAATCATGTCAAGATTGAAGAAGTGATGGCACAAGTTAGAGAAGAATTCTCCCAATATCCCGAGTCTAAAGTTTATATCTCCACACCTCCAGTTGTTCCAGGACTAGGTTCATCAGGAGGGTTTGAAATGCAAGTTGAAGCTCGTGCAGACGCTACGTTCCAAGATTTAGTAGCTGCCGTTGATACTTTGATGTATTATGCAGAACAGCGTAAGGAATTAGTGGGTGTATCTTCATCACTTCAAGCAGAAATTCCTCAACTTTTCTTCAATGTGGATAGAGATAGAGCTAAATTCCTAGGAGTACCTGTACCTGATATTTATGCAGCCATGAAGGCTTATACGGGTTCTGTATATGTCAACGATTTTAATATGTTTAATCGTATTTATAGGGTATATATTCAAGCAGAAGCTGAGTATCGTAAACACAAGGGAAATATGAACTATTTCTTTGTAAGGGCCAATAATGGATCTATGATACCTTTACCTGCATTAGGTCATGCAGAGTTTACAGCAGGCCCAGGAAGTATGACTCGATTTAATATGTTTACTTCTACTGTGGTTACTGGTCAGGCTGCTCATGGATATAGTTCTGGTCAGGCTATGAAAATTATGGAAGATATTGTTAAAGAACACCTTCCACAAAATATCGGTGTAGAATGGAGTGGACTCTCTTACCAAGAGCAAAAAGCTAGTGGTCAAACGGGAGTTGTTTTAGCATTGGTATTCTTATTTGTCTTCTTATTCTTAGCAGCTCAATATGAAAGTTGGTCAGTTCCTATAGCTGTATTACTAACTCTCCCTGTCGCTGCATTAGGTTCTTATTTGGGAGTATGGATATGTGGGTTAGAGAATGATATCTATTTCCAAATTGGCTTAGTAATGTTAATGGGGCTGGCAGCTAAAAATGCTATTCTTATTGTGGAATTTGCTAAAGTTCAAGTAGATAAAGGCGAAGATTTGATACATTCGGCTTTGTATGCTGCCCGTTTGCGTTTCCGTCCTATTCTGATGACATCTTTGGCTTTTATTCTGGGTATGTTGCCCATGGTTCTGGCCTCGGGTCCAGGGTCGGCAAGTAGAAAAGCTATTGGTACGGGAGTATTCTTTGGAATGATCTTTGCAACAGCCATCGGTATTATATTTGTTCCTTTCTTCTTCGTTTTAATTTATAAGATGAAAGGTAAGTTAAGAAAAAAGAGAGGATAG
- a CDS encoding hypothetical protein (KEGG: bth:BT_0315 hypothetical protein~SPTR: Predicted protein;~IMG reference gene:2504107914), whose translation MKKILLLLGMMIGVPFCMNAQNEMYFFSSPQKEEKTVPQKKETPKNKQESNTNPGKPTRFYVPSGSTVVINETDYDNYLIDEYNRRGQVMQNNGEEYEYIAPTRGGEWINNGYEGSASDYRDAERIIQSRDRRYSISVNSPYYFDIVYGLNSWDWNIYVDNWDAYIFPRFSNSAWSSWKFGPRSGFGFSFGWNSWDPWYPPYYTLGWNSWGHYPGSWGGWYDPWYRPYYNSYWGWNDYYYPYYGRSSRRGHYDNRRQDWGYNSNRYNNNRNTSTRVQNNRRSYDTSNRMNVNRTPAWNNNRSNVTRNNSVRPSTRPAPNNNNRGNTGYRSTDPLRSGSTTRYVINEDGTSRVVNDRSTTRVNTNNRGSSVRTNSTYTRPSSTRSNVTRSVDRRRSVESNYNNSSRSTQTRTPSFERSTPRSSSSSSFNQGGSSRSNSSGGGGRSVNRRR comes from the coding sequence ATGAAAAAGATATTATTATTATTAGGAATGATGATAGGAGTTCCATTCTGTATGAATGCACAGAATGAGATGTACTTCTTCTCTTCGCCACAAAAGGAGGAGAAAACAGTTCCTCAAAAGAAAGAAACTCCTAAGAACAAGCAAGAATCCAATACTAATCCAGGTAAACCAACTCGTTTTTATGTTCCTTCAGGTTCAACTGTTGTAATCAATGAAACCGATTATGATAATTATCTGATTGATGAATATAATAGACGTGGGCAGGTGATGCAAAACAACGGGGAAGAATATGAATATATTGCTCCTACACGTGGAGGAGAGTGGATCAACAATGGTTATGAAGGTTCTGCTTCTGATTATAGAGATGCTGAAAGAATTATTCAATCAAGAGATCGTAGATATTCTATTAGCGTAAATAGTCCATATTATTTTGATATAGTATATGGTTTGAATAGCTGGGATTGGAATATATATGTAGATAATTGGGATGCTTATATTTTCCCACGTTTCTCAAACTCTGCATGGTCAAGCTGGAAGTTTGGTCCTAGATCAGGTTTTGGCTTTAGCTTTGGTTGGAATTCATGGGACCCATGGTATCCACCTTATTATACATTAGGTTGGAACTCTTGGGGGCACTACCCTGGCTCATGGGGCGGTTGGTACGATCCATGGTATCGCCCATACTACAACTCCTATTGGGGCTGGAATGATTATTACTATCCCTATTATGGAAGAAGTAGCCGACGTGGACATTATGACAATCGCAGACAAGATTGGGGTTATAACTCTAATAGATATAATAACAATAGAAATACAAGTACTAGGGTGCAAAATAACAGAAGATCTTATGATACATCCAATAGGATGAATGTAAATAGAACACCTGCATGGAATAATAACCGTTCTAATGTAACTCGAAATAATTCTGTTCGACCAAGTACTCGTCCTGCTCCTAATAACAACAATAGAGGTAATACCGGATATAGATCTACTGATCCATTACGTTCTGGTTCTACAACAAGATATGTTATTAATGAAGACGGTACATCTCGAGTAGTTAATGATCGCTCTACAACGCGAGTTAATACCAATAATAGAGGATCAAGCGTAAGAACAAACTCAACTTATACCAGACCTAGTAGTACTAGAAGTAATGTAACAAGATCTGTAGATAGAAGAAGAAGTGTAGAATCTAATTATAATAATTCAAGTAGAAGTACACAGACAAGAACTCCTAGTTTTGAAAGATCTACACCTCGTTCAAGTTCTTCCAGTTCATTTAATCAAGGAGGTAGCTCTAGATCTAACTCTTCTGGAGGAGGTGGTAGATCTGTAAATAGAAGAAGGTAA
- a CDS encoding glycoside hydrolase family 25 (COGs: COG3757 Lyzozyme M1 (1 4-beta-N-acetylmuramidase)~InterPro IPR002053:IPR018077~KEGG: bfr:BF3098 putative glycosylhydrolase~PFAM: Glycoside hydrolase, family 25~SMART: Glycoside hydrolase, family 25 subgroup~SPTR: Putative glycosyl hydrolase;~IMG reference gene:2504107916~PFAM: Glycosyl hydrolases family 25) — translation MAKKSVTKSTTEKKSTTKKVTPKKKTVRKAAPKRSVKTPRKTKSRKQQVESSFVLKKWMRNAIALVISISFACLFYFIFIKPYAYRWMPCSGLKSYGVCMPYGYHVHGIDISRHQGIIDWPKLSIYREAEEPIQFIFMKATEGGDFKDVTFDQNLSKARNEGFICGAYHFFSPRSSARKQAQFFIQTVDLKRGDLPPVLDVEVAGKHSKNSLKDSVKVWLDAVERHYKVKPILYTSYKFKEKYLNDSVFNDYPFWIAHYYVGSVKYKGEWHFWQHTDIGEVPGIAKDVDLNVFNGTIEQLKAITMP, via the coding sequence ATGGCTAAGAAGTCAGTCACGAAAAGCACAACAGAAAAAAAGAGTACCACTAAAAAGGTTACTCCTAAGAAAAAAACAGTTAGAAAAGCTGCTCCTAAAAGATCAGTAAAGACTCCCCGTAAAACTAAATCTAGAAAACAGCAAGTCGAATCATCTTTTGTTCTAAAGAAGTGGATGCGTAATGCAATTGCTTTAGTGATTAGTATTTCTTTTGCTTGCCTTTTTTATTTTATCTTTATAAAGCCTTATGCTTATCGATGGATGCCTTGTAGTGGATTAAAAAGCTATGGAGTATGTATGCCGTATGGATATCATGTACATGGTATTGATATTTCCAGACACCAAGGAATAATTGATTGGCCTAAGCTTTCTATTTATCGAGAAGCTGAAGAACCCATTCAATTTATCTTTATGAAGGCCACAGAAGGAGGAGATTTTAAAGACGTAACTTTCGATCAAAATCTTAGTAAAGCACGTAATGAAGGATTTATTTGTGGCGCTTATCATTTCTTTTCTCCTCGAAGCAGTGCCAGAAAACAAGCTCAATTCTTTATTCAAACAGTAGATCTTAAAAGAGGAGATTTACCTCCTGTTCTTGATGTAGAAGTAGCTGGTAAACACTCTAAAAACTCATTAAAAGATAGTGTTAAAGTGTGGCTTGATGCTGTTGAGCGTCATTATAAAGTTAAACCCATACTTTATACATCCTATAAATTCAAAGAAAAATACCTGAATGATTCTGTGTTTAATGATTACCCCTTTTGGATTGCTCATTACTATGTAGGTTCAGTAAAATACAAAGGAGAATGGCATTTCTGGCAGCATACAGATATCGGAGAAGTACCTGGAATAGCCAAAGATGTAGATTTGAATGTCTTTAATGGAACAATAGAGCAGCTTAAGGCAATTACTATGCCCTAA
- a CDS encoding diphosphate/fructose-6-phosphate1-phosphotransferase (COGs: COG0205 6-phosphofructokinase~InterPro IPR011183:IPR000023~KEGG: bvu:BVU_2286 diphosphate--fructose-6-phosphate 1-phosphotransferase~PFAM: Phosphofructokinase domain~SPTR: Putative uncharacterized protein;~TIGRFAM: Pyrophosphate-dependent phosphofructokinase PfpB~IMG reference gene:2504107917~PFAM: Phosphofructokinase~TIGRFAM: diphosphate--fructose-6-phosphate 1-phosphotransferase), with product MIKSALQIARAAYQPKLPKALKGSVKVVEGEKTQSVADQKEIEGLFPNTYGMPVIKFEKTDGAVDFPAINVGVILSGGQAPGGHNVISGLFDGIKKLNADSKLYGFILGPGGLVDHNYKELTAEIIDDYRNTGGFDIIGSGRTKLEKVDQFEKGLEIIKKLGIKALVMIGGDDSNTNACVLAEYYAAKDYGVQVIGCPKTIDGDLKNSMIETSFGFDTACKVYSEVIGNIQRDCKSAQKYWHFIKLMGRSASHIALECALQTQPNVCIVSEEVEKKNMSLDDVVVYIAEIVAKRAANGDNYGTVLIPEGLIEFIPAMKNLIAELNDFLAHDDKFATLDKDAQRDYVIKNISKENAKIYASLPQGVARQLTLDRDPHGNVQVSLIETEKLLSEMVANKLEEWRAEGKYNGKFSRQHHFFGYEGRCAAPSNYDADYCYSLGYTASALIANGKTGYMSSVRNTTAPAAEWIAGGVPITMMMNMERRHGEMKPVIQKALVELDGAPFKKFAASREDWAINTQYIYPGPIQYFGPTEVCDQPTQTLLLEQGK from the coding sequence ATGATTAAAAGTGCATTACAAATAGCTAGAGCTGCTTATCAGCCAAAGCTACCAAAAGCTCTAAAAGGTTCAGTTAAGGTTGTTGAAGGAGAAAAAACTCAATCTGTTGCAGATCAAAAAGAGATTGAAGGCTTATTTCCAAATACCTATGGCATGCCAGTTATTAAATTTGAAAAAACTGATGGTGCTGTAGATTTCCCTGCAATTAATGTAGGTGTTATTTTATCAGGTGGTCAAGCTCCTGGTGGTCACAATGTAATCTCAGGTCTTTTTGATGGTATCAAAAAATTGAATGCTGATAGCAAATTATACGGCTTTATTTTAGGTCCTGGTGGTCTTGTTGATCACAACTACAAAGAATTAACAGCTGAAATTATTGACGACTATCGCAATACTGGTGGTTTCGATATTATCGGTTCAGGAAGAACAAAGCTTGAAAAAGTTGATCAATTTGAGAAAGGTCTTGAAATCATTAAAAAACTAGGTATTAAAGCTCTAGTAATGATTGGTGGAGATGACTCTAATACAAATGCATGTGTCCTTGCAGAATATTATGCAGCCAAAGACTATGGCGTTCAAGTAATTGGTTGCCCTAAAACAATTGATGGAGACTTGAAAAACTCTATGATTGAAACTTCTTTCGGCTTTGATACAGCATGTAAAGTATATTCTGAAGTTATTGGAAACATTCAAAGAGACTGTAAATCTGCTCAAAAATATTGGCACTTTATCAAACTAATGGGTCGTTCTGCTTCTCATATTGCTCTTGAATGTGCTCTACAAACTCAACCAAACGTTTGTATCGTTTCAGAAGAAGTAGAGAAAAAGAATATGTCTCTTGATGATGTTGTAGTTTACATTGCTGAGATCGTTGCAAAACGTGCAGCTAATGGTGATAACTATGGTACAGTTCTTATCCCAGAAGGTTTAATTGAGTTTATTCCTGCAATGAAGAATCTTATTGCAGAATTGAATGATTTCTTAGCTCATGATGATAAGTTTGCTACTCTTGATAAAGATGCTCAAAGAGACTATGTAATTAAAAATATCTCTAAGGAAAACGCTAAGATTTATGCTAGCCTTCCACAAGGAGTTGCTCGTCAGTTAACACTAGATCGTGACCCTCATGGCAACGTTCAAGTTTCATTAATTGAAACAGAAAAGCTGCTTTCAGAAATGGTAGCTAATAAACTAGAAGAATGGAGAGCTGAAGGAAAATACAATGGTAAATTCTCTCGTCAACATCACTTCTTCGGTTACGAAGGTCGTTGTGCTGCTCCATCAAATTATGATGCTGACTACTGCTACTCATTAGGATATACTGCTTCTGCACTTATCGCTAATGGTAAAACAGGTTATATGTCATCAGTGCGTAATACTACAGCTCCAGCTGCTGAATGGATTGCTGGTGGTGTGCCAATTACCATGATGATGAATATGGAACGTCGTCACGGAGAAATGAAACCCGTTATTCAGAAAGCTTTAGTAGAACTTGATGGTGCTCCATTCAAGAAATTCGCTGCAAGTCGTGAAGATTGGGCTATCAATACTCAATACATATATCCTGGTCCTATCCAATATTTTGGACCAACTGAAGTTTGTGATCAACCAACTCAAACTTTATTACTAGAACAAGGTAAATAA
- a CDS encoding Ribosomal protein L11 methyltransferase (COGs: COG2264 Ribosomal protein L11 methylase~HAMAP: Ribosomal protein L11 methyltransferase~InterPro IPR010456:IPR004498~KEGG: bfs:BF1638 ribosomal protein L11 methyltransferase~PFAM: Ribosomal L11 methyltransferase, PrmA~SPTR: Ribosomal protein L11 methyltransferase;~IMG reference gene:2504107915~PFAM: Ribosomal protein L11 methyltransferase (PrmA)~TIGRFAM: ribosomal protein L11 methyltransferase) yields MKYYEFKFIFKPKNEIVSDILMSVLGDVGFESFVEEDDVLKAYIQQSLFNKEELQTSINQFPIEVDAIDYTYTEAEDKDWNEEWEKNFFKPIIIDDLCAIHSTFHTDIPKVKYDIIINPQMAFGTGHHETTSLILNELLQMDLQNKAVLDMGCGTSILAILASKRGAKPITAIDIDSWCVDNSKANCQLNQITDIDIKLGDASILKDEKPFNLVIANINRNILLQDMDKYVQVLQEKGKLLMSGFYTEDIAILQEKAESLGLHFVKTNHKNNWACLLVQK; encoded by the coding sequence ATGAAGTATTACGAATTTAAATTTATATTCAAACCTAAAAACGAAATAGTAAGTGATATCCTCATGTCGGTATTGGGAGATGTTGGTTTTGAAAGTTTTGTAGAAGAAGATGATGTCTTAAAAGCCTATATCCAGCAAAGTCTTTTCAATAAAGAAGAGCTCCAAACTTCGATAAACCAATTTCCAATAGAAGTGGATGCTATAGATTATACATATACAGAAGCTGAAGATAAAGACTGGAACGAAGAGTGGGAGAAAAACTTCTTTAAGCCTATCATTATTGATGACTTGTGCGCTATTCATAGCACCTTTCATACTGATATTCCGAAAGTAAAATATGATATTATAATCAATCCACAAATGGCCTTTGGCACAGGTCACCATGAAACAACTAGCTTGATCTTAAACGAGCTTTTGCAAATGGATTTACAAAACAAAGCGGTACTTGATATGGGCTGTGGCACATCTATCTTGGCTATCCTAGCTAGTAAAAGAGGTGCAAAACCTATTACTGCTATAGATATAGACTCTTGGTGTGTCGATAATTCAAAAGCCAATTGCCAACTTAATCAGATTACAGATATAGATATTAAGTTGGGTGATGCCAGCATTTTAAAAGATGAAAAACCATTCAACCTCGTTATTGCTAACATCAACAGAAATATTCTACTTCAAGATATGGATAAGTATGTGCAGGTTCTTCAAGAAAAGGGAAAACTACTAATGAGTGGTTTTTACACAGAAGATATTGCAATATTGCAAGAAAAAGCTGAATCACTTGGGCTACACTTTGTAAAAACCAACCATAAGAATAACTGGGCTTGCTTATTAGTTCAAAAGTAA
- a CDS encoding RND efflux system, outer membrane lipoprotein, NodT family (COGs: COG1538 Outer membrane protein~InterPro IPR010131:IPR003423~KEGG: bfs:BF2945 putative puter membrane protein~PFAM: Outer membrane efflux protein~SPTR: Outer membrane protein oprM;~TIGRFAM: RND efflux system, outer membrane lipoprotein, NodT~IMG reference gene:2504107918~PFAM: Outer membrane efflux protein~TIGRFAM: efflux transporter, outer membrane factor (OMF) lipoprotein, NodT family), translating to MKYIQKNIKYTVIIFCAIITLSSCKVGKSYTRPDVALPDSLIAGQDSISMSDLAWWQIYTDPLLVSLIEQALEYNKDVLIAATRVKELAAKKRIDTANLFPQLDAGASVYTKATRDEDGNTTNSHSYSGNIALSWELDLWGNLRWSRQVSIAEYLQSIEAQRAIQLTIISEVAQAYYELIALDAEMEILQQTLEDRKASIRLARIRFEGGLTSEIPYQQAQVELARTATMIPEQERAITLKENELAFLIGSYPKKINRSKSLESLYSIEELPYGLPSQLLERRPDIRGAEQSLIAAHASVGVSYTNMFPRISLTGKVGSDNSELSSFLKTPYSLIEGALVTPLFQMGKNRAAWKAQKAAYEQELYSYEKTVLNAFIETQNSIVNYNKQREVHSLKSHLERSAQKYVEFARLQYINGAINYMDVLDAQRGYLDAQIGLNNAVRDELLAVIQLYKTLGGGW from the coding sequence ATGAAATATATTCAGAAAAACATTAAATATACAGTAATCATATTCTGTGCTATAATTACTTTATCTTCTTGTAAAGTAGGTAAATCATATACTCGTCCTGATGTTGCTTTACCTGATAGCTTGATAGCTGGACAAGATAGTATAAGTATGTCTGATTTAGCTTGGTGGCAAATCTATACTGATCCTTTACTTGTTTCTTTAATAGAGCAAGCTTTAGAATACAATAAAGATGTTTTAATTGCTGCTACACGTGTGAAAGAGCTGGCTGCAAAAAAGAGAATTGATACTGCTAATCTATTTCCTCAATTAGATGCAGGAGCTTCAGTTTATACCAAAGCTACTCGTGATGAAGATGGAAATACTACAAACTCTCATTCCTATAGTGGAAATATTGCTTTATCGTGGGAATTAGATCTTTGGGGTAATTTAAGATGGTCTAGACAGGTAAGTATTGCTGAATACTTACAATCAATAGAAGCTCAGCGAGCTATACAACTGACTATTATTTCAGAAGTAGCTCAAGCTTATTATGAATTGATAGCTCTCGATGCTGAAATGGAGATTTTACAACAAACTCTTGAAGATCGAAAAGCAAGTATTCGTTTGGCTCGTATTCGTTTTGAAGGAGGTTTGACTTCTGAAATCCCTTATCAGCAGGCACAGGTAGAATTGGCTCGTACAGCTACTATGATTCCAGAGCAAGAAAGAGCAATAACTTTAAAAGAAAATGAATTAGCTTTTTTAATAGGTTCTTACCCTAAGAAAATTAATCGTAGTAAATCGTTGGAGTCTCTTTATTCTATTGAAGAATTACCTTATGGACTACCTTCTCAACTACTAGAAAGAAGACCTGATATACGTGGTGCAGAACAGAGTCTAATTGCTGCTCATGCGAGTGTGGGTGTTTCTTACACCAATATGTTCCCTCGGATTAGCCTTACTGGAAAGGTGGGTTCAGACAATTCTGAATTATCTTCTTTCCTGAAAACTCCTTATAGTTTAATTGAAGGAGCATTGGTGACACCTTTATTCCAAATGGGTAAAAATAGAGCAGCATGGAAAGCTCAAAAAGCTGCTTACGAGCAAGAGCTTTATAGCTATGAAAAAACTGTATTAAATGCTTTTATAGAAACCCAGAATTCAATTGTTAATTATAACAAACAGAGGGAGGTACATAGTTTAAAAAGCCACTTAGAGAGATCTGCTCAAAAGTATGTAGAGTTTGCTCGATTACAATATATAAATGGAGCCATTAACTATATGGATGTGCTTGATGCTCAGCGTGGTTACTTGGATGCTCAGATTGGTCTAAATAATGCCGTCCGTGATGAGTTATTGGCTGTAATACAATTGTATAAAACATTAGGAGGTGGTTGGTAA